The following are from one region of the Hydrogenophaga sp. BPS33 genome:
- a CDS encoding c-type cytochrome gives MRTHSTLHTPHRPAKFSAKLLLVFCTVALNAACTDRMEDTDDRWGQSGELIAMSGGEGGARYACATCHGARGEGNGYDAPRLSGLPVGYLQKQMEDYAAGLRPHDVMRDVARFLDSHERVRVAQHYAALPARAMRPATQDTVDPATPALYAATCQHCHGAQGVGTVNGPPLNAQPAFYLAQQLQDWQLSKRRNDGGHEMLKVAQELDAVQVRQLSLYLAQIPLRPALQDR, from the coding sequence ATGCGCACACACTCCACGCTGCACACCCCACACCGGCCTGCGAAGTTCAGCGCCAAGCTGTTGCTGGTGTTTTGCACCGTGGCCCTCAACGCGGCCTGCACCGACCGCATGGAAGACACCGATGACCGCTGGGGCCAGAGCGGCGAACTCATTGCCATGAGCGGTGGCGAAGGCGGCGCGCGCTACGCCTGCGCCACCTGCCACGGCGCGCGTGGCGAAGGCAACGGGTACGACGCGCCGCGCCTCTCCGGCCTGCCCGTGGGTTACCTGCAGAAGCAGATGGAAGACTACGCCGCCGGCCTGCGGCCGCACGACGTCATGCGCGACGTGGCGCGTTTTCTGGACAGCCACGAACGCGTGCGGGTGGCCCAGCACTACGCCGCGCTGCCGGCAAGGGCCATGCGCCCCGCCACGCAAGACACCGTGGACCCGGCCACGCCCGCGCTGTACGCCGCCACCTGCCAGCATTGCCATGGCGCGCAAGGTGTGGGCACGGTGAACGGGCCGCCGCTCAACGCCCAGCCGGCCTTCTACCTCGCCCAGCAATTGCAGGACTGGCAGCTTTCGAAACGGCGCAACGACGGTGGTCATGAGATGTTGAAGGTGGCGCAAGAGCTCGATGCGGTGCAGGTCAGGCAGCTGAGC